Proteins found in one Anopheles aquasalis chromosome 3, idAnoAquaMG_Q_19, whole genome shotgun sequence genomic segment:
- the LOC126576089 gene encoding phenoloxidase-activating factor 2-like, with translation MDQRWWWYTEVSLTVLLLLLNVNRSVRADARCPRENEICVPTENCLYGVVNEGAVFFMMPRFGGDDDECEDEDQVCCKKVPVKPNPYSLPEQPTERPVVVVEDSESLEDEQSDWSEQCGKNSNVTESAGFLANRWEFPWSVAIFRSVWLAGKWRNVFLCGGTLLEDHTILTTVECVRHQLKASLRVHVGRWDLGNTDEKGKKVLEVEEVVLHPDYKPSSKQNNIALLFLADNVRFGSSVNRVCLAEREHRYDVEHLCYTVGWGTKFVNEVKQLQKLKTFLALRNDCQESIRRYTSLSKFELSPADVCTEAVDTIDGNYPCARITGSGLVCAKGNQQHFLVGIASYSLRKCSNASVNDVFVDVRQYTEWIDGHVRARHGQPGTYRPDPVFTEK, from the exons ATGgatcagcggtggtggtggtacactgAGGTGTCACTgacggtgttgctgttgttgctgaatgTCAATCGTTCGGTGCGGGCAGACGCGAGATGTccgagagaaaatgaaatctgTGTCCCAACGGAGAACTGCCTGTACGGGGTGGTGAACGAGGGTGCCGTTTTCTTTATGATGCCACGCttcggtggtgacgatgatgagtgtGAGGATGAGGATCAGGTCTGTTGTAAGAAAGTGCCCGTCAAGCCCAACCCGTACTCCCTACCCGAACAGCCAACTGaacgtccggtggtggtggtcgaggaCAGTGAATCGTTGGAGGACGAACAATCGGATTGGAGTGAACAGTGTGGTAAGAACAGCAACGTGACGGAGAGCGCTGGCTTTCTGGCGAACCGGTGGGAGTTTCCCTGGAGTGTGGCGATCTTCCGGAGCGTTTGGTTGGCCGGCAAATGGAGGAATGTGTTTCTCTGCGGTGGCACACTGCTCGAGGATCACACCATCTTGACCACGGTGGAGTGCGTGCGGCATCAGCTGAAAGCGTCGCTCAGGGTTCACGTTGGCCGCTGGGATCTGGGGAACACGGATGAGAAAGGCAAGAAG GTACTggaagtagaagaagtagtGCTCCATCCGGACTACAAACCATccagcaagcaaaacaacatTGCCCTCCTGTTCCTCGCTGACAATGTGCGGTTCGGTTCCTCGGTGAACCGGGTCTGTCTAGCGGAGCGCGAACACCGGTACGACGTCGAGCATCTCTGCTACACCGTTGGATGGGGCACCAAGTTCGTGAACGAGGTAAAGCAGCTGCAAAAGTTGAAAACATTCCTGGCGCTTCGTAACGATTGCCAGGAATCGATCCGACGGTATACATCGTTGTCCAAGTTTGAGCTGTCGCCGGCGGATGTCTGTACCGAGGCGGTGGACACAATCGACGGCAACTATCCGTGTGCGCGAATCACCGGTTCTGGGTTGGTGTGTGCGAagggcaaccagcagcacttcTTGGTCGGTATCGCCTCGTACTCGCTGCGGAAGTGCTCGAACGCTAGCGTGAACGATGTGTTCGTGGATGTCCGGCAGTACACCGAGTGGATCGATGGGCACGTACGCGCACGCCACGGTCAACCGGGAACGTATCGGCCCGATCCGGTTTTTACAGAAAAATGA
- the LOC126576088 gene encoding phenoloxidase-activating factor 2-like, with product MAKRCPFGTRCGLVCGALVLLASVALTRSDENEPCIKNSKPGVCVYKYRCRDGFIVNYGEGIIDVRFSDVCGNSLMECCQEPDSTTVEPSTNGTSTDGGASTTKAPPPDPFLPPYRQQPCGQRNPNGVIFQIENNVFSESEYGEFPWVVAIFRVTNDGTKPQFLCSGTLIEVAAVLTTASCFQKYRGTGAKYMVRMGEWDLSNDREPIPAVEREVETLHLHPRYSTLSKVNDIAIAILSDSVQLSHTIGLACLADSRVRHNDIVGVGWGNAPNFVQPQKLPQTILKKSHLLVIDTPQCQRIMRKLITPRYSLSDSFICAQGGAPNEEMLPCKGDSGSPYMVNIPSEQERYYVVGLSSWGFDCNVQDVPTVLTNVGHHREWIDEVISNEGLSPFSYTYYQEDDDQD from the exons ATGGCGAAGCGTTGCCCTTTCGGAACTCGCTGCGGACTCGTGTGTGGTGCGTTAGTGTTGCTGGCAAGCGTCGCGTTGACAAGGAGCGATGAAAATGAG CCCTGCATTAAAAACTCCAAGCCGGGTGTATGCGTGTACAAGTACAGGTGCAGGGACGGATTCATCGTCAACTACGGTGAGGGAATTATCGACGTGCGGTTCAGCGATGTTTGTGGCAATTCACTGATGGAATGTTGCCAAGAGCCGGACAGTACCACGGTGGAACCATCGACGAACGGGACGAGTACGGATGGAGGGGCGAGCACGacgaaagcaccaccaccagaccctTTTCTGCCACCGTACCGTCAGCAACCGTGCGGTCAGCGTAATCCGAATGGAGTGATTTTCCAGATCGAAAACAATGTGTTCAGCGAATCGGAGTACGGTGAGTTCCCGTGGGTGGTGGCGATCTTCCGGGTAACGAACGACGGAACCAAACCACAGTTTCTGTGCAGTGGAACACTGATCGAAGTCGCGGCGGTGCTAACGACGGCCAGTTGCTTTCAAAAGTATCGCGGAACCGGTGCCAAGTATATGGTGCGGATGGGCGAGTGGGATCTGAGCAACGACCGTGAACCGATTCCGGCGGTGGAGCGAGAAGTGGAAACGTTACACCTTCATCCGCGCTACAGTACCTTGAGCAAGGTGAACGacattgccatcgccatccTAAGCGACAGTGTCCAGCTGTCGCACACGATCGGGTTGGCGTGCTTGGCGGATAGTCGGGTCCGCCACAATGACATCGTTGGGGTGGGTTGGGGCAATGCGCCCAACTTTGTGCAGCCCCAGAAGCTTCCGCAGACTATCTTGAAGAAATCCCATCTGTTGGTCATCGACACCCCGCAATGTCAGCGGATAATGCGCAAGCTCATCACGCCGAGATACTCGCTGTCCGATAGCTTCATCTGTGCGCAGGGCGGTGCACCGAACGAGGAGATGCTACCGTGCAAAGGGGACTCCGGTTCGCCGTACATGGTCAACATTCCGAGTGAACAGGAGCGGTACTACGTGGTGGGACTCAGCTCGTGGGGTTTCGATTGTAATGTGCAGGACGTTCCGACCGTACTGACGAACGTCGGGCATCATCGCGAGTGGATTGACGAAGTGATCAGCAACGAGGGCCTTAGTCCGTTTAGCTACACTTATTATcaggaggacgacgaccaagacTAG